AGTCATGGTACTCTGCACCACCATAAAATGGGATGTATTTTGTTGGAGTCCAAGGTAACAAGTACCTGTATCGTATACATGCCTACGTTAATATGTATCCATGTTCATTGATTCGAATAATTGTTCGGTATTTCGGTATACTGCATTAGGATCTAATAACATGCCATATTGAACATAGAGTTTCAGGTGCGAGGATAACTGCTCTAGCcactaatatttttttaaaaaaaaaagggttacTTACCCGCTATGAGTCTCAATGGCCTCCAATTGCCGCAAAATGATCCACAACCAGTACGTGACAATATGCCCCGGAACCAATGCTGGGCCGAGAAATGATGGAAGGCCCAGAATCAAAATCTCGGCCCAATGGGCATATGGTGCTGCAAGCCCAATTGGAGCAGTGTATTCGTGGTGGACCCGATGGATCTTTTTGTAGGCCCATTTTGTATGGAGCATCCGGTGGATccaataatttgaaaaatccTCTATAATAAAATACACCACTATTTGCCAAAATACTTCCGATAAGGATGGTAATGGCAAACTCGTCCGAATCCCTGTCCACTGCAATAACATTCAATTCAACAAAATAGTGGCGGCATGGCCTGCCGTTATGGTCTGATCAAAGTATCATGTCATCGGGTCATggtagaggaagaagaagaggaaagatatatatattttaagaggaaaatttcttttaataataaattttctttagaGGTAACATTAGATTTCAAAATGTCGAAAGAAAAATTGATGAACTAAGCAAGCAATTGTTTGGAACAAAATTcatttaacaaataaaaaacaacttAGTgagtaagaaacaaaattccatagcctattttccttttttttctttttttttcttttttctttttgtttcatcTTTTTTGGAGTTTTAAGCTTAAAGCTGCTATAAGTAAATACCTGGATGGTGGGATATGAAATGACTTGCAGAGGACCAACGACAAGAACAAAGGTGCGCATGACATGTTTATAGCACTTGAACATGTTAGAGAGACAGTCGTTAACTTTCGGTTGAATCTTGAACTTGTCCATGTTCTTGAACCAGCCAAGCCCTATGAACACGAACGGAAGAGGAGCTAAGGTATAGAACAACATCACGAAGAGAATGTTATGGCAGTGGAGGATGAAATCAAGTTTCTGAGCTGAGTATTGAAACCATAGCTTCTCTGCAACACTTAGAGCTCTGCCAAGGGCTTCCTCTGATTCTTCAAGGCTTTGATAAGgcagcattttttttttttttttgtttacttaacTTGTGTTCAATATGTGaaggattttatataaaaagataaaaggaaATCCCAAGCTATAAGAACAGTattggaccaaaaataattagGCATTGAATACGAACAATGCCAAATCCGGGCAGAGATAGAAGTGCTTCTATTTCTATATGTTGTGTTATCTTTTTAGCTAATCGAGGTGAGATCTACACTCACAT
The Prunus dulcis chromosome 2, ALMONDv2, whole genome shotgun sequence DNA segment above includes these coding regions:
- the LOC117618692 gene encoding methylsterol monooxygenase 1-1-like, with amino-acid sequence MLPYQSLEESEEALGRALSVAEKLWFQYSAQKLDFILHCHNILFVMLFYTLAPLPFVFIGLGWFKNMDKFKIQPKVNDCLSNMFKCYKHVMRTFVLVVGPLQVISYPTIQWTGIRTSLPLPSLSEVFWQIVVYFIIEDFSNYWIHRMLHTKWAYKKIHRVHHEYTAPIGLAAPYAHWAEILILGLPSFLGPALVPGHIVTYWLWIILRQLEAIETHSGYLLPWTPTKYIPFYGGAEYHDYHHFVGEQSKSNFASIFTYCDYIYGTNKGYRSHKQVIEKVKSL